The window GTGAGTCTGAGCTCTGCGTGCTGTTGCTGCGGCCAGACCGACGCAGGAAGGCCACCGCCCTCTTCATGAGGTCACTTCCGCTGTGCTCAGAGAGGGCGTGTGCCGGGGGTGGGTTATGGGCCGGGGGAGGAGCCAAGCTGCTACTATCCTCCTCCCCCGAGTCAGAGTACAGGCGGAAGGAGTAATGTGTGGGGGTGTCGATGGTTTGTGCCCGAGGTATGTGGGTGGGAGTGAAGTCGGGACTGGAGGTGTCCCGGTAGAAGTTTGGGGGGGCAGAGTAGCGGTTGCTACTGTGGGGTTTGGGGCCAGCCTCGGGCCCTTCCTCTGCTGTCACCACTGAGAACCTGCCGACGGCCACACAGCCCTGACCTCTCCTGGCCCCCGGCTCTTTGGGGGCGTGGGACCCACCCGAGCCACTGGAGGGTGCTAGTGAGCTGCTGGAGCTCCGGCCCTTCCTGGTCTTCTCCAGACGCCGGACTACATCCGGGGGAGTGGGGACGATCTAGGGAGACGGGTGGGAGAACAACAAAGGAAAACAACAAGAGAGGAAATCATTTGTCAGATCATAATGACACGATGCAGTGCACTGAAATGCTGTATCACGTAAATATCGAGCTGAGGAGAGGTGTTACCAAGTGTCTTACCTGAAAACGGCTATTTGAGTCATGTGAGTTGGAGTTGTCGTTATCCAAAACCTTgccagaggctggaggaggagaagagaaggtttataatattataaataaagaaatatataaaaataaaaaaactgctCAACATACAATACAGGAATGCTGGAGCTGTCAAAACACTTGTTTAATTCACTTAGTCTGTGTTCATTACCAGGTACTGCAGAGTCACTCAGGCCCAGGCTATCTGCACGCTCGGGAATCTGAGGCTGAGACAGAATGGGAGAAGGATCTAGTCAGTCCGTTCTAGGTGGGAATCAGACTGTGTGAACTCACTAGTCATCATCCTGCTCTGACCCTGGTCTGTCTGAACCAGTTTGGCCTCACACACAGCTAAACTGGCCCCCGTCAGGACATACAGTTGAACTTGCGAGGAGTGCAGTGCCTAATGGAGTAGCTGGCTTGGGTTCAGCACTACTCAATCTCCTCAGTTGTAAATGCTATATTAAGTTCACTGTGGTACAGAACAATCGATAAGGAATCAATATTACACCAGGAATTTTTACAGATCGATCaaatctccacacacacacagacacacacacacacacacacacacacacacacacacacacacacacagtcgtacCAGCAGCTCTCCCTTGCGGCCCGGTCCTCCCTCCCCGGTGGTCTGGCTGTCAGACACCCCTTCTGTGCTGGAGCCCTGGGGGTCTGATGCTGTGCTTGAGGGCTGAGAGGGGGCGTACTCCTGGTACAGCAGGTTCCTCAGCTTCTCATCCAGGGTCTTGATGGTGCGGTCCACAAACTCAACTCTGGGGGGGCCCTCTCCGTCAGACTCCCCTGGACCTCCACCCCCAgagccccctggccccccaggcTGCTGGGAGGACCCTGGGACAGCCTGGTGGGCCGGACTCTGGGGTTGGGAGGTCACAGTGCCAGACAGGATGGGGGTGGCATAGGGCTGCTGGAGGACTACTGATTGGtgggaggccaggggagggggtggttctCCAGTGGGGCTGGCCTCCTGATTGGTTACGGAGGAGGCTCCACTTGCTCCCTTGTGGCCCAGGGTCACATCTAAAGACACGGGCGGGACGATGGGGCAGCAGGGGAGGTCAGTTACCATGGAGACTGTGGCGATGCAGGGCTTGTCAATAGAGAGGGAGTTGTGGCGGTCAACAGTGACAACAGTGGAGGCTTTGGCTATAGAGGGCTGGATGTGCTGCACCCTGGCCTTGCCCACCTGGGGCTCCTGAGGCTGGGCTGAGTCTGCAGGtgcagagggggtggaggacacTGGAGCAGGGACTTGAGGGGTGCTGGAGCTGGACTTGACTGAAGAGGCAGGACCTCCTGATTCTGGGATGCAGAGACGGATAGATAAGAGGTAGTTGGACGTTCTGTGGACGTCAGTCAACAACAACTATGACATCACCATTTGTCCTCCTAGCCCCCAAACTCAGTCAGAGAAGACATGCCTGCAATGTAGCAGTGAGGAATTATACAACCGACCCCAGattccacaacacacacacgtacgcctAACACACGCAACTCTGTTTCTATAAACACATACATGCCAAAAAGCTGAAGTACACCAACTATTATGCTAAATAATTCTATACTGACAAGGATTCAGCACTTTCTGTtggttgggtgtgtgtatttgtccgTGTCCTACCCTTGGCGGTGGAGGCGTGGGCGGGgctgtgttctctgtctggAGGGGGCGTCTCAGCCACGGGGCAGATGATGAACCAGCGCTTGCCAGTGTGGAGGACTGCcaaggacacagagacacaggctcAGAAAGACATACCAGCTAAGCAGGAAACGGACCCCAAGCAGGGCAATAGGAAGGAGGACAGAGCGATGAttgggtgacagagagagagagagagagagagacagagccatgGCGTGAATGATGGTGGCAGATAAACTATCATCTCTTCCACCTCCATCcctatccaccccccccccctccccccaggctgcATCAGCCTGGAGGGCATCCAGGCTGAggctgaacagacacacactgagggcagccaggctgaggctgagcagacacacactgagggcagccaggctgaggctgaacagacacacactgagggcatccaggctgaggctgaacagacacacactgagggcatccaggctgaggctgaacagacacacactgagggcatccaggctgaggctgaacagacacacactgagggtagccaggctgaggctgaacagacacacactgagggcatccaggctgaggctgaacagacacacactgagggcatccaggctgaggctgagcagacacacactgagggcagccaggctgaggctgagcagacacacactgagggcagccaggctgaggctgagcagacacacactgagggcaTCCAGGCTGAGGCTGAGCAGACACACTGAGGGTGCTGGgggagcagacacacactgagggtgCTGGGGGAGCAGACACTCACCGTTCTGCTGGTATACCAGCTGTGGGGAGTTGGGTGTTGCAGACTTTATAACCTGTGAGggcaaaaacacacattttataaAGTGCATGGGAGACTGGTGCATCAGCAGGCTATCGATAGACAATAAAGCTTAAAAGGGTCTTCTTAAACAAAGTCACCGAGTTGGCTCTGATGGGAAATTGAGTTAGTGGAATGAGTCATATCAGCAacaatatttatttgtttattttttggcAGGAGCCTTTGGCAGCTCTGCTCACAAAGTGATCCTGAGTGGAGGCGGAGGACGCAGCAGAGATCGTCTGCAAGAAAGAACAGCTCTGTCTTCTTTGCTgtacattctaactcctcttcTATGCTGCCTCCCTCCAATCTTCACCCCAATGCCAGTCCTCCAGACGCTCTGCAACTCGGTCCCCTAAACCCGCTCCAGCAGTGTGCTCCTCCCCCCTCGTGTTCTCACCTCTGCCCCCAGGGGGCCAGCTCCCTGGCTCTGCTGAGGACTGCTGCCCTGGTCggagcccctctccccctccgtgTCCTCACTCAGCATGTCCTCAGCCTTGTCCACAATGTCCTTCAGCTGGTCAATGAACATCTCCTTCTCCAGGGGCAGGATGAAGTCATTCTCcacctgaggggagggggaaaacCAAACTAGGACCACCGTTTCTGGGTCTATTGGTTGGGGTTTTCATATTTGAATCCTAGACTGCATTGCTGCAAGACACCAGAGGCCTTTCGGCTGGTCTGCAGTAGTTGGCCAGTATGGACCCGTACGCTAGGATTCTGTACCGAATTTCTGATGCCAGAAGTCAAATCTCAAGATTTAAGGTTATTAAATATTCATCTGACTACAGGCAGGGGTTCCCACCCAAAATACATGAGGGAGtttagagagagtgaggaggaggagggggggggggggggttctttttGCTGCAATGCAGAGGAACAATAACACAGAGCTCACTAGTCATGATGACAgagcacctctctctcacacatagcTGTCTGGTATGGGCCTCGCTGTTTAACTGCAAAAACCCATGGGGTGAGTCTAATCTGATTGGACGCCCTCTTCCTTGGGCTGTACCATGTAGGTGGCGATCTCCTCCGGGGCATCTCCATCCAGGTCAAACTTGAAGGTGACCATCTTGTGGTTGTGAGTCTCCAGCTGGCATTCCACCATCTTATCTCCAGTGTTACACACCTGCACCAAAGGCAAGGCCAAGGACAGCCCTGTTTATCACCAACTGGGGAATCTTTAGCACAGTAGGTGCCTGTAGGTGTCTCTGTCAGGGTACTCACATTAAGCATGCTGAGTTTGGGCCTGCTGGCCTTCTCCTGACGCGAGGAGCGCGTGCGCGTGGATCTGCGGTGGTGCTTCCGGATCCTTCCTTCGCCCTTCCCGCCGTGCGTCCCCTCGTAGCCGTCACTCATCTCCTTCCCCGAGGTGGCGTCTGAGTTCACACTGGGCCACACAGAACAGCCAGGTCACGTCACCACACGGGCTGGAATGCTGGAGACATTCCAGAGGATGCCAACCTCGGAGGGCTGTTATCGAGTCATCTGGGTTTAGGCTCAGGGAAGAATTCACTCCCCATGAACGCCTCTGTGCATGAGCTCTAACAGTTGCTTTAGAAAACAAAGCTGGCTGGGCTGAAGATGATAGATACATGGGGCACAGAGGAGGCCCCGATACAGTTTCTGCTCTAGAGGATATTGTTTATTAAAATGTCACCTAATGGGAGTTTTAAATAAAAGAGCCTAGTTCCATTGAATTTGTTTGTTGTGCAGATCAAATAGATAACTTtggcttcctccctcttccctcttcaTCCAGCCATGTTGACTCAGACCCTCCATTCTCTGGGCTAGAAGTGCTGTCATGTCCATTGGACAAGTCTGGGCAGCTCTGCTCCCACCCACTCACCATCTGAGAGAGAACCACTGCTATCCAGCAATCTCTCCCTCATCATAACACCAAACCTGTCTCCCAGTGGACTGGGACATGCCCTTCACCTGAGCCTCAGAGAGcaccaccccttccccccctttcTAAAGCCCCATGACTCCCTCACAGTGAGAGGCCTTGGCAGACTGACCCATACCTGTCGTAGGTGTAGCTGTGTCCTGATGCTGGCTTCTCCGATGCGGCATCCTACAAAACAGACACGCCGTTTACGTCAATGGGGGGAGGATTGTCAGGAAAAAAGGGGGGGTCAAATGAGGCCTGTGTGGAGTAGAAGGACGGGAAGACcaaggagagacagggctgagaggggggtggagggaggcgtGTCCATACCTCCAGGCTGGGCTCTGCAGGGGCCTGTCCTGTGGGAGCACTGGCCTGGTTCTGCTGAGTCAGGCTGCTGCTGGCAGCTCCagcagatgatgatgatgatgtctggGAGCCAGAGGGCTGCGGCGCTGCAGGCTGGCTCTGGGCATGGACCGGATGCTGGCCCAGGTGGGGGTTCTGGTTGTGGTCCAGCTGGCTTGCTGCAGTGGTCGTGTCGTGTCCAGCTTGCATGGGAGAGGGGAACACTGCAGGCTGGGTGGGGAGGGCTGAGGGTCCAGGATCTGGGTGGCTGGGATGGGCCTGCTGATGAACCTGCTGCATGTGCACCAAGAAGATAAACAACTATTTATATTAAGACACACTAATTATGTGGCCACAGGACACAATAGCACACTAGAAAATGCATTTTGCAATCTGAGCAGTAGAAACAACTCAGGCCTCTTGATAACACACCAGAGCAGCAGCTCCTATATTTACCTGTGTTagaggctgagggctggggtcaggtaagggggctggctgggggacTGGGCCCCGCGGGGCGGCCGGACTGGGCTGTGGGAGGGGCGTCATATGcaaagcagtggagggggcGGGGATGAGCGCGGGCTGCGGATGAGGAACTTCAGTCTGAGCGCTCTGCAGCAGAGCAGTGGGgtagacctgctgctgctgaggcATGGTGGGCACCGCCGCGGCCAgctggggtgtgggggagaggatgagggtcaCAGGGGCCGAGGGAGCTAGAGCACTCTCCATGTgcaggggggacaggggggagacagggggggggagagtctgGCCAGGAGAGAGGTAGATAGGAGCCAGAgctggagcgagggaggaggcagtggaggaggggtaggGCTGGGAAGGGGGGCACGGGGCAGGATAGGAGGAGTCACATCCAGCCAAAGAGGCCACCACCTGGATGGTGGGATATGAAGCGGGAAACTGGGGGAaggaaaacagagagggagaaaaatagGCAAAAGAAGAAAGGAGGATGCTCTGGGTAAAACATGTCTGTATACAGATACTCAACGAGAACTAGCTATTACACAACTCCAACAGCATCTCCACCACCCACAGCCAAATACAAGTGAAGTAGACATCAGTTCTGAGCAGAAGGGACCAGAGAGACGTCTGGGGCAGTGTTGGGGGCGGAGCACAGGTTTACCTGGGCTGCATGTGGAGCGGGCAGAGAGGTGGAGATCTGCAGTGGTTGTATTTGTGGATGGACAGTCGGAGCCAATGAATGCTGGGAAGGGGCTTGTGCAGGCAGGCTGGATGACTGGTAGACATTCTGAACAAGGGTTGGCCCACCTGCACCATGCTGTGGCACACTCTGaccaggagggagagactgcacagacagacagacagacaggcagacgagagacagagagagagacagagaaaaaagagaattaTAGCGAGGGGAAGTTCGATGATGGCTGAGATCCCGGTTATATCTGTCATTTGGACATCTGTTTTTCCTGCTATTCACCCAGCTCAGAATGGTTTCATATTTCCCATCTTGTCTGTGCGGTTGGAGTCAGATAGCATCTGCagcgcacacacagccacagaacaGGCCTGCAGCGGACCcaaccattgttgttttcatttctccTCCATTTACTTCCAGTCTGGCCAGGGTTCAAAGACACCGTTTAGACGGCTCTTCTCCCTCTGTAGGAACGACTGGCCCCTCACAGCTCCAACACTAACAGACACGACTAACGACGCTAGTATGAGCGGAACACAAAGTGTCGGACACGCGGAGCCCTCATTTGTCTCTCTGTGGAAAAGGTCTGATGTAGCCCTGTGTGGCGGTGCGTGTTGTGAGCGAGGGTGTCGATTGGTTCTACCTGGTTCAGGAAAGCTGCAGGGTAGAGATATGGTTGGAACTATTGGGAAATACaaacacagggacagagaggtgaATACACAACTCAGAacaaaaaggtgtgtgtgtttgtgtgggggggggggggggggggggggggggggggggagacagtcaTAGTCGCTGTGGGCTCATCTCACCTgttgggcaggggggagggaagctGGTTGGTTGTGCTGTCCAGTAGGGGCTGCAGGTGGCAGGCTCTGGGGATGACCAGCGGGGGGGTTGTTCACTGGGTAGGACTGTGGGGCAGCCATCTGTTGAGGAGGACCAGGCTGATAGCTCTGGGCCCCCGCAGCAGGCGGTGTGCACATGTAGCCTGCCACTGGCACAGTCTGCTGGGGAGGGTGTGAAGCTGAGGGGGCATAGCTCTGGGGGGCAGTGTTCTGTGGCCCTGCTGGGGGGGCAGCGGGGTAACTCTGCAgggttggtggtggtggcaggGCGACTGGGACCGAGGAGGAGTAGTTCTGAGGCACAGGAGGCTGGCCTACCTGCTGGATGACCTGCGCAACCGACACCTGCCCTGTCTGCTGGGCCAGTAGACTGTTTTGGGTGTGTTGAAAAGAAGGCTGTCCCatttgttgttgtggttgttgacTACAGGTCTGTCCACTGGGCTGGCTGAGTTGCTGCTGGATCTGGGACTGTGCAGCCGGATGGCTGTGCTGCACTGTGACCGGGGCCATCTTCTGGCTGTGCTGCTGTTGAATAGGCACCTGCCCAGTCTGTTGGCTGTACTGCACTGGTGTAAAGTTAGCTATATTACTAGAGCTCTGTCCAGGCTGCTGACAAGGAGGTATGACtggacctggggctggggctaggactacggctggggctggggctacaCACTGTGTAGCTGCAACGGAGGCCTGGGCAGGGAACGGCTGTGGGGTGGGGACCATCGTAGAGGCTACAGATGCATAGCTCTTTGTCTGCTGTACAGAGCCCCCTGGAGTGGTGAAGTTCTGTGCAGTCGGATGCCGAGGCTGTGCTTCTGCTGCTACACAAGCTGCAGGTCCAGGCTGCTGGAGGGGCGTGGCAGTGGTCTGTTGTAAACTTGGAGGAGGGTAGCTCGCTGCAGGCTGAGTCTGCTGAAGAGCGGGAGACACAAAGCTCTGTTGGGACGCCGTCTGCTGGACTGGAGGCGCTGTGTAGCTAGCCCCTGCCTGCAGCTGCTGCAAGGCTGCCGCAGAGTAACCTGccgcctgctgctgctggctctgaGCCGGGTAGCTCTGCGCCGCCTGAGTCTGTGGAGGAGGAATGTATGGTGTAGAGTGACATGGTGCAGCTGGGTCTGTGTAGCTGGCTGTGGGGGCAGCGTGCTGgaggcctgctgctgctgctgagaagCCGGCCGAGGCTGAGGCGTGTTGGGCAGgctggggggcagaggggtagcTGTGTCCGGGCTGGAGGTGCTGCAGGGCCGGGCTGGAGCACAGCAGGCTCTGGAACGATGGATGGTTCTGGAGCACCGCAGAGCTGGACTGGAAGGACAGACAACGTGTCAGTACACAGACCTTCCAAATGTCAAAGCAATTACCTTTGCTCAGTTGAAATCTATTAAGTATGAATGACTGTCTTCCTCGGCCTATTGTATTGACTTCTGAAATAATACCAAACGTAAATACGGCTATGAAAAACACAGGATGCCAGTTATAATGAACAATGGATAAATACGTTTGAAAAACATCCATGGGAGAAATGAAAGCAGGACGAGACAGGTGTGGACAACaataagaggagggagggagagggaggaaggaaggggaggttAGAGAGAGAACAGCCACCATCCCACCCCCCTGACTGCTGCAGCCAACCGCACATCCTGGGTATGCAAGTCAAGGGAGGGGTAGAAGAAGCAAGCGGATCCGGGGGAAGAAGACAGCTGTGCACATGTTTTGCCATTGGGTcagtgaagcagagagaagacAATCATCAGGCCAGCTGGAGCTGGGAGAGGTGGTTAGTGTAGTGTTCATCCAGAGGCCCGGCCCCACAGATCCCCATCAGAACCAGCGGAGCAGGCGGAGGGACTAGAGCGCTCTACAGAGGTgaaaggtcagagggcagcagggtgcCCTCCCCTGGCAGCACTAAGAGAGACAGCCCTGAAGAGGCAGGGGGGGCGCCAGAGAGAGCAGATCAGCTCCATGCAGCACAGAGTTGGGCCTCCTACAGGCGGGGAGGAATAACCTCTCTAGTTAGAGCCCGATAGAGAGAAGTGGAGACTACAGGGGCTCCCCAAGCCCGTGGCTCAGTGTGACCTACCACTGCCATGGCCCCAGTGGCTCGCTGCTCCCCAGCACAGTAACTGGCCCTGCGGTCCTGGGGGCGGGCTGGGGGGGCCCTCTCCCCACCCAGACTGATGCCTGTCTGGAGACCCCCGTCTCCATAGCTATGAGCAGGCCTGTAGGTGGTGGGCagctggagcagggaggggCCCTGGTTGAAGGAGGTGGCGAGGGGGGCGGTCTTGCGGTTGATGATGTTGAAGAGGGACTTCTGGAACAGGGAGAAGTCTGAACCGTCGCTTCCCGCCCTGACCCTTCCTGAGCATGACGTGGTCACCCCAGGGAGGTGGGGCCTGTGggcgcagacacacagctgaGGCGGCATGGCaaccggggagggggggaacccCCCCTCCCGTGACctcagcaggagcagggagaggcagcCCTGGCACATGTGGGACCCGGCCTGggcctggtggtggtggggggagctGAGGCTGTGGAGCAGGCTCAGGTCAGAGTGTCTCCTCCCCCTTGGAACGGGCAAAGCTGGGCTCTCATGCGTGGCCTCCGACGACTGCTCCATGAAAGAGTCACTATGACGGCGCGACACCATCGAAGGCGAGAGGTGCGAAAGGGGAAACGTGGTGCTGTGGGAGGGGAAGCCGTCCTCTGCTTCGGAGTAGCCCTCGGAGGCGCTGGTGTCTGATTGGTCGCCGGTTGGTGACGAGGCGGGGCTGACGGGCTCAGAGTGCTGCGACTGgaagagggtgtggaggtgggccATGTGGTGGCCCTTCAGCGTGTCAATGACCGAGGTGCTGCCTCTCCGCACCCCCccgcccagccctgcccccggCCGGAGCTCCTGACCGGgggctcccagcccccccctctcacatGACCTGGGCCGCTGAGAGGGCAGACACGGGCCGCTGCGCTGGCGCTGATGTGGCCCAATCCCCCCACAGGTAAAACATGTTACTCAGTCCCACAGCACACGTGTACAAGCAACACACAGACAACTGGAGGGGAACGGATACGGATGAAGGACCAAACATGTCGAGCTTTAAAGATATACCGCATTTGAGGCTTGCTGTGCAATATGGGTTTGTGTGTCAATATTGGGACGTCCGGTTCACCCATATGTGCATGTACAAATATGCAAGAAATGCATTTAAATCAGGATCGATGTGGTCATTTCCAAATTGATGCGTGTTGCATACATGCATATTAACGATCCAATATGTTCATGTGTATGTTAATgacctgggtgtgtgttgagtgtgccAGTCTATGTGTATGTTGCTGGCAGACACAGACCTGctgtgttgccatggagatgggCTCCAGCAGGGACTGGTAGAGGACACTGTGCTGGCTGCTGTGGGAGTCAGAATACACAGTGGAGCCCAGGCCGCTGTCAAAGGTGCTGTCTGCTGCTGagacacaggggagaggaggagggccaactcattacacatacacacacacagcccatcgCACACAGATCAGGTGAACCACGCCCACGTCacaaggaaggaggggggtctTACATGTGACAGAGGTGGTGCTGGTTGGTAGGTTACACAGCCGGGCGTGCTGGTCTGCCTCGGGCTCCTCTGGCTCCTGCAGGGGGGGCTGTTTTCCCTGTGTTACCCCACTGGAGGTGCCCTGGGGTGGGGCGCCGTGGGCCCCAGGCCCCCCCTCCGCCTGGTCCACCGCTGGTCCAGCTGATAcggtcctctccctcctccactttaTCAAGGCCACACGGTCCCTGATGGACTTCCCGACAATCTTGGCGTCACTCTCGTGGAAGAAGCCAGACTCCAcctgacagagagggggaggatgcgGGGCTTGAGCTCAAGTATTTTTAGACGTGAATGCGCGAGAGACAGAGTGcaaggggatggagagaaggaggagggagcgagagagtacagagagagagagagagagagagagagagagagagagagagagagagagagagagagagagagagagagagagagagagagagagagagagagagagagagagagagagagagagagagagagagagagagagagagagagagagagagagagagagagaaagagaacgacaGAAGAAAGGAACAGGATGTCTATTTTAAAGAGGTGAGTGGAGGAGTCCTCAGCTGGGTTCAGGGGGTTCACTAACAGACAGAACACGGCCGCTCAGACCTTCTGCTGACAACAACATGACTGAAAGACGACCAAAGGAGCCTGGAGGAAACCAAACACACGACTCAACACCTCTGTTGGTTAGAGCTTTCCGTACATTAGCCAGAGTGACTGACTGAACGGACCTAATATAATACACTAATTGAACTTACACAGGAATGGACAAGCTAAATATATGATGCACTCCATAAACAAGTCCTCAAAGAGAAACCCTGGCATCATGAAAAGGCATTCTTTCTGTTGACTGAGTAAGGAGAGAGCATGACCAGAGAC of the Hypomesus transpacificus isolate Combined female chromosome 18, fHypTra1, whole genome shotgun sequence genome contains:
- the LOC124480161 gene encoding serine/threonine-protein kinase WNK2-like isoform X4, whose translation is MESGDESNSEAPLGFKYPSVPNSKCELNINMYETISDGNVNKMETSTVVRGGSDPSPPSNYQRIVRQRFIRRSLWFSDSDEQAFEAPECDNRNKILNINLRTIVDRTRGTRSGLQEGSSTESQAGQKDSATESASADDEKEKAGDKLGVVSIDGGKNAIKAASDENEEEAEMKAVSTSPGGRFLKFDIELGRGSFKTVYKGLDTDTWVEVAWCELQDRKLTKAERQRFKEEAEMLKGLQHPNIVRFYDFWESPLKGKKCIVLVTELMTSGTLKTYLKRFKVMKPKVLRSWCRQILKGLHFLHTRTPPIIHRDLKCDNIFITGPTGSVKIGDLGLATLKRASFAKSVIGTPEFMAPEMYEEHYDEAVDVYAFGMCMLEMATSEYPYSECQNAAQIYRKVTSGVKPASYNKVMDPEIKEIIGECICQKKEERYSIKELLNHAFFAEDTGVRVELAEEDDGKKASIALKLWVEDPKKLKGKYKESGAIEFSFDLETEVPEGVAQEMVESGFFHESDAKIVGKSIRDRVALIKWRRERTVSAGPAVDQAEGGPGAHGAPPQGTSSGVTQGKQPPLQEPEEPEADQHARLCNLPTSTTSVTSADSTFDSGLGSTVYSDSHSSQHSVLYQSLLEPISMATQQRQRSGPCLPSQRPRSCERGGLGAPGQELRPGAGLGGGVRRGSTSVIDTLKGHHMAHLHTLFQSQHSEPVSPASSPTGDQSDTSASEGYSEAEDGFPSHSTTFPLSHLSPSMVSRRHSDSFMEQSSEATHESPALPVPRGRRHSDLSLLHSLSSPHHHQAQAGSHMCQGCLSLLLLRSREGGFPPSPVAMPPQLCVCAHRPHLPGVTTSCSGRVRAGSDGSDFSLFQKSLFNIINRKTAPLATSFNQGPSLLQLPTTYRPAHSYGDGGLQTGISLGGERAPPARPQDRRASYCAGEQRATGAMAVSSSAVLQNHPSFQSLLCSSPALQHLQPGHSYPSAPQPAQHASASAGFSAAAAGLQHAAPTASYTDPAAPCHSTPYIPPPQTQAAQSYPAQSQQQQAAGYSAAALQQLQAGASYTAPPVQQTASQQSFVSPALQQTQPAASYPPPSLQQTTATPLQQPGPAACVAAEAQPRHPTAQNFTTPGGSVQQTKSYASVASTMVPTPQPFPAQASVAATQCVAPAPAVVLAPAPGPVIPPCQQPGQSSSNIANFTPVQYSQQTGQVPIQQQHSQKMAPVTVQHSHPAAQSQIQQQLSQPSGQTCSQQPQQQMGQPSFQHTQNSLLAQQTGQVSVAQVIQQVGQPPVPQNYSSSVPVALPPPPTLQSYPAAPPAGPQNTAPQSYAPSASHPPQQTVPVAGYMCTPPAAGAQSYQPGPPQQMAAPQSYPVNNPPAGHPQSLPPAAPTGQHNQPASLPPAQQFQPYLYPAAFLNQSLPPGQSVPQHGAGGPTLVQNVYQSSSLPAQAPSQHSLAPTVHPQIQPLQISTSLPAPHAAQLAAAVPTMPQQQQVYPTALLQSAQTEVPHPQPALIPAPSTALHMTPLPQPSPAAPRGPVPQPAPLPDPSPQPLTQQVHQQAHPSHPDPGPSALPTQPAVFPSPMQAGHDTTTAASQLDHNQNPHLGQHPVHAQSQPAAPQPSGSQTSSSSSAGAASSSLTQQNQASAPTGQAPAEPSLEDAASEKPASGHSYTYDSVNSDATSGKEMSDGYEGTHGGKGEGRIRKHHRRSTRTRSSRQEKASRPKLSMLNVCNTGDKMVECQLETHNHKMVTFKFDLDGDAPEEIATYMVENDFILPLEKEMFIDQLKDIVDKAEDMLSEDTEGERGSDQGSSPQQSQGAGPLGAEVIKSATPNSPQLVYQQNVLHTGKRWFIICPVAETPPPDREHSPAHASTAKESGGPASSVKSSSSTPQVPAPVSSTPSAPADSAQPQEPQVGKARVQHIQPSIAKASTVVTVDRHNSLSIDKPCIATVSMVTDLPCCPIVPPVSLDVTLGHKGASGASSVTNQEASPTGEPPPPLASHQSVVLQQPYATPILSGTVTSQPQSPAHQAVPGSSQQPGGPGGSGGGGPGESDGEGPPRVEFVDRTIKTLDEKLRNLLYQEYAPSQPSSTASDPQGSSTEGVSDSQTTGEGGPGRKGELLPQIPERADSLGLSDSAVPASGKVLDNDNSNSHDSNSRFQIVPTPPDVVRRLEKTRKGRSSSSSLAPSSGSGGSHAPKEPGARRGQGCVAVGRFSVVTAEEGPEAGPKPHSSNRYSAPPNFYRDTSSPDFTPTHIPRAQTIDTPTHYSFRLYSDSGEEDSSSLAPPPAHNPPPAHALSEHSGSDLMKRAVAFLRRSGRSNSTQSSDSPSRQPVALNGHAPSPPGGHAQSSYVSSDNDSEFEDADMRKELQRLKEKHTKEISELQAFQRNEIEHLYKELGKTLPPSVGLLHAAPPSGRRRRASKHKLKTGKLLNPMVQQLKKKLNTTTGERKGESAASSSGSPAKSSVQSDASTRSSGSSSSSSSTSAPSPAPEPVHTQQPCSLKGSLSSDNIYAALHGDGMTTNTGPGQGSSHSASAAQTASNPPQPVSAAGAGPPQSPQPIPGLVQVQTNNSNNKKGMFTDDLHKLVDDWTKETLAAANQPRPSLNQIKQQRHKQDLEGRAMPLGRAFQEVRSHMTPNQFQLPLSCPLTAALSSVMPAATLGAHQSAMLQPEYLVPAGSYGGVVTGALYPQQWSGMPSPVGLLGTAGVLPPYPTMDNAGVQAYPMTLHSPDSTFPSTRTT